A region from the Natronomonas salsuginis genome encodes:
- a CDS encoding thiolase C-terminal domain-containing protein: MAQPVIAAVGSSPIGRSELPGRDLFSIALAEAFDGLPDPAELVEAVYVGSQSESYEHQIMYGTLLAEWAGVGTVPAERVEGCAAAGALALRHAVKDVRNGEHDGVLACGVEKMTAGGTGGATDALSAAFDRAIEQRSGVTAPSQYALLAQRYLHETDATEEDLARIAVKNHRNGAANPRAQFQQEIDVETVLDSPPVAPPMKLYDCAPVGDAAATVLVTTAEIADELGLPAVTVDGTGAAANNIAVAERNLTDIEGAAIAAETAYEEADVGPADIDIAEVHDAFTVSEALLAEAVGFAPTGRGFESYRPAGERSDGWTDVEMSTSGGLKARGHPIGATGLLQATEAYEQLTGAAGDRAVPGAERALLLNEGGVADAITVTHVLSAEGVR; the protein is encoded by the coding sequence ATGGCACAACCAGTAATCGCTGCCGTCGGCTCCTCGCCGATCGGCCGATCGGAGCTCCCCGGCCGCGATCTGTTCTCGATCGCGCTCGCGGAGGCGTTTGACGGACTGCCCGATCCGGCTGAACTCGTCGAGGCGGTCTACGTCGGCAGCCAATCCGAGAGCTACGAGCACCAGATCATGTACGGTACGCTGTTGGCCGAGTGGGCCGGCGTTGGGACGGTTCCCGCCGAGCGCGTCGAAGGCTGTGCCGCGGCGGGCGCGCTCGCGCTTCGACACGCGGTCAAGGATGTCCGGAACGGCGAGCACGACGGCGTCCTCGCCTGCGGCGTCGAAAAGATGACCGCCGGCGGAACGGGCGGCGCGACCGACGCGCTCTCGGCGGCCTTCGATCGCGCGATCGAACAGCGGTCGGGCGTGACCGCGCCGAGCCAGTACGCGCTCCTCGCCCAGCGATATCTCCACGAGACGGACGCGACCGAGGAAGACCTCGCGAGGATCGCGGTCAAGAACCACCGCAACGGAGCCGCGAACCCGCGGGCGCAGTTCCAACAGGAGATCGACGTCGAGACGGTGCTTGACTCCCCGCCGGTCGCACCGCCGATGAAGCTGTACGACTGCGCCCCGGTCGGCGACGCGGCCGCGACGGTGCTCGTGACGACCGCCGAGATCGCCGACGAGCTCGGCCTTCCCGCGGTGACGGTCGACGGGACCGGCGCGGCGGCGAACAACATCGCCGTCGCCGAACGGAACTTGACCGATATCGAGGGGGCGGCGATCGCCGCCGAGACCGCCTACGAGGAGGCCGATGTCGGGCCGGCAGACATCGATATCGCGGAGGTCCACGACGCGTTCACCGTCAGCGAGGCGCTTTTGGCGGAAGCCGTCGGGTTCGCGCCGACGGGCCGCGGCTTCGAGAGCTATCGGCCGGCCGGCGAACGCAGCGACGGGTGGACCGACGTCGAGATGAGCACGAGCGGCGGGCTCAAGGCCCGCGGCCACCCGATCGGGGCGACGGGGCTGTTGCAGGCGACCGAGGCGTACGAGCAACTGACCGGGGCGGCGGGTGATCGTGCGGTTCCGGGCGCAGAGCGCGCCTTGCTGCTCAACGAGGGCGGCGTCGCGGACGCGATAACGGTTACGCACGTCCTCTCGGCGGAGGGGGTACGATGA
- a CDS encoding succinylglutamate desuccinylase/aspartoacylase domain-containing protein: protein MRVETLGDGEPEFAIVGGIHGDEPCGRIAVETLAEEKPDVERPVKLIIANERALERGVRYVDEDLNRAFPGSPDAETYEGRLAHELLSELRGCEILSLHSTRSHAAPFALVDELDGHARAVCPYLSVEALVETAEYSDGRLIAYPDVVELECGLQQSAAAADNATRLVREFLVAVGALTGESTPPRHHPLPVFRLDEQIPKRQADAYEVFVENFERVATGERFAAIDGEPLVAESPFYPILLSAYGYRNVFGYRGSLVGRLDGEPPAHRADGTSAQVESGTR from the coding sequence ATGCGCGTCGAGACGCTGGGGGACGGCGAGCCCGAATTCGCGATCGTCGGGGGAATCCACGGTGACGAGCCCTGCGGTCGGATCGCCGTCGAAACGCTCGCCGAGGAGAAACCGGATGTCGAGCGCCCCGTCAAGCTGATCATCGCGAACGAACGCGCCCTCGAGCGCGGCGTCCGATACGTCGACGAGGACCTGAACCGCGCCTTCCCCGGTTCGCCCGACGCCGAGACGTACGAGGGGCGTCTCGCCCACGAACTGCTCTCGGAGCTTCGCGGCTGTGAGATCCTCTCGTTGCACTCGACGCGTTCCCACGCGGCCCCCTTCGCGCTCGTCGACGAGCTCGACGGCCACGCGCGAGCGGTCTGTCCGTACCTGTCCGTCGAAGCGCTGGTAGAGACGGCAGAGTACAGCGACGGACGACTGATCGCCTATCCGGACGTCGTCGAACTCGAGTGTGGACTCCAGCAGTCGGCCGCCGCCGCCGATAACGCGACCCGACTCGTCAGGGAGTTCCTCGTCGCTGTCGGAGCGCTCACCGGGGAGTCGACACCGCCGCGACACCACCCGCTTCCGGTCTTTCGGCTCGACGAACAGATCCCCAAACGCCAAGCCGACGCGTACGAGGTCTTCGTCGAGAACTTCGAACGGGTCGCGACGGGCGAACGGTTCGCCGCGATCGATGGCGAACCGCTGGTCGCCGAGTCCCCGTTTTACCCCATCTTGTTGTCGGCGTACGGCTACCGGAACGTGTTCGGATACAGGGGCTCGCTCGTCGGGCGACTCGACGGCGAACCGCCAGCGCACCGGGCTGACGGCACGTCAGCGCAGGTCGAGAGCGGAACGCGCTGA
- a CDS encoding endonuclease III domain-containing protein, with protein sequence MDDEPAENISGGESGGGAVAQFDSAGSRTRAEAVVDRLGELYWRKRYGGRDGFECLVRTILSQNTSDVASQPAHDALMDHYGHDDLATALAEAVQSELAETISSAGLYNQKSERIIAIAERVVDEYGSTEAFDRFVREESPSEVRGTLLDMNGVGPKTADCVLLFAGGRGGVFPVDTHVHRIARRMGLALADADHEGVREALEAAVPAEERHASSSQYTDVHQEEFSNGGTYDVGGAEITFAHGGVPPEKCGFGHTATIQFGREYCTARKPACLDGPESCPLYDLCDRVGVYPETGEVFDPSETKITD encoded by the coding sequence ATGGACGACGAACCAGCCGAGAACATCTCCGGGGGAGAATCGGGCGGCGGCGCGGTCGCCCAGTTCGATTCCGCGGGTTCGAGGACGCGAGCGGAAGCCGTCGTGGATCGGCTCGGCGAACTGTACTGGCGGAAGCGCTACGGCGGCCGCGACGGTTTCGAGTGTCTCGTCCGGACGATCCTCAGCCAGAACACCTCCGACGTGGCGAGCCAACCGGCCCACGACGCGTTGATGGACCACTACGGCCACGACGACCTCGCAACCGCGCTCGCCGAGGCAGTACAGTCCGAACTCGCCGAGACGATCTCCTCGGCCGGGCTGTACAATCAGAAGTCCGAACGGATCATCGCGATCGCCGAGCGCGTCGTCGACGAGTACGGAAGCACCGAGGCGTTCGATCGCTTCGTTCGCGAGGAGTCGCCGAGCGAGGTCCGGGGAACGCTGCTCGACATGAACGGCGTCGGTCCCAAGACGGCCGACTGCGTGCTCCTCTTTGCGGGCGGGCGTGGAGGCGTCTTCCCCGTCGATACACACGTTCACCGCATTGCGCGCCGGATGGGACTGGCGCTAGCCGACGCCGACCACGAGGGGGTTCGCGAAGCGCTCGAAGCCGCCGTTCCGGCGGAGGAACGTCACGCCTCATCGAGCCAGTATACCGACGTACACCAAGAGGAGTTCTCGAATGGCGGGACGTACGACGTTGGCGGAGCGGAGATCACGTTCGCTCATGGCGGTGTCCCTCCGGAAAAATGCGGATTCGGGCATACGGCGACGATACAGTTCGGACGGGAGTACTGCACTGCCCGTAAGCCGGCCTGTCTCGACGGACCTGAATCCTGCCCGCTGTACGATTTATGCGACCGCGTCGGTGTCTACCCCGAGACTGGCGAGGTCTTCGACCCTTCTGAAACGAAAATAACCGACTGA
- a CDS encoding coiled-coil protein, whose translation MAESIDKSDNVELTDDDLDNKSKGQLIKKAGQLRDRRNELNQMASERASKRDEFNAKTREKVDEAQEHREKRDELNEQVQEHKEQRNELNAKANELFDEVDGLKDDLELNEGKSVDQLKEEIEDLEFKQQTEVLSSEDERELIEKIEEKREKLSDRKEKLDQGGDLEEIKSEAQEVRAEASTHHQKVTELADKAQEHHNKMIEAYREADDIRDEADEWHDKFVEAQEAADRHHEDFVRVQKRLRELDKEEEAERKDERAEKREAAKEEAEEIYQKFKEGETLDTEDLMKLQKAGKL comes from the coding sequence ATGGCAGAGTCAATTGACAAATCCGACAACGTAGAACTGACAGACGACGACCTCGACAACAAATCCAAGGGCCAGCTCATCAAGAAAGCCGGCCAGCTCCGTGACCGGCGAAACGAGCTGAACCAGATGGCCTCAGAGCGCGCCTCCAAACGCGACGAATTCAACGCGAAGACGCGAGAGAAGGTCGACGAGGCTCAAGAGCACCGCGAGAAGCGCGACGAGCTCAACGAGCAAGTCCAAGAGCACAAAGAACAGCGCAACGAGCTCAACGCGAAGGCAAACGAGCTTTTCGACGAGGTCGACGGACTCAAGGACGACCTCGAGCTCAATGAGGGCAAAAGCGTCGACCAGCTCAAAGAGGAGATCGAGGATCTGGAGTTCAAACAGCAGACCGAGGTGCTCTCCAGCGAGGACGAGCGCGAACTGATCGAGAAGATCGAGGAGAAACGCGAGAAGCTCTCCGACAGAAAGGAGAAGCTCGATCAGGGCGGCGATCTCGAAGAGATTAAATCCGAGGCACAGGAGGTCCGCGCCGAAGCGTCGACCCACCACCAGAAGGTCACCGAACTGGCTGACAAGGCCCAAGAGCACCACAACAAGATGATCGAGGCCTACCGCGAGGCCGACGACATCCGCGACGAGGCCGACGAGTGGCACGACAAGTTCGTCGAGGCCCAAGAGGCCGCCGACCGCCACCACGAGGACTTCGTCCGCGTGCAAAAGCGGCTGCGCGAACTCGACAAGGAAGAGGAAGCTGAGCGCAAGGACGAGCGCGCCGAGAAGCGCGAGGCCGCAAAGGAGGAAGCAGAGGAGATCTACCAGAAGTTCAAGGAAGGCGAAACCCTCGACACCGAGGACCTGATGAAGCTGCAGAAGGCCGGCAAGCTGTAG
- a CDS encoding Zn-ribbon domain-containing OB-fold protein, producing the protein MSDNDVALDADSPLTLPGFFDALADGELLGGVCADCGQVLLPPRPACYNCGSRSIDVEAQPRTGRIYTYTEVNTPPPALEDDAPYTIAIVELDSGGRLTGRVDAPYDAVEIGDRVELRVREQTEGERSLALEHEQEWPFHVFERVE; encoded by the coding sequence ATGAGCGACAACGACGTCGCGCTCGACGCCGACAGCCCCCTCACGCTCCCCGGCTTCTTCGACGCGCTCGCCGACGGCGAGCTCCTGGGTGGCGTGTGCGCCGACTGCGGGCAGGTGTTGCTTCCTCCGCGTCCCGCCTGTTACAACTGCGGAAGTCGATCGATCGACGTCGAGGCACAACCCCGAACCGGGCGGATCTACACCTACACCGAGGTCAACACGCCTCCACCGGCGCTGGAAGACGACGCGCCGTACACGATCGCGATCGTCGAACTCGACTCCGGCGGCCGACTTACTGGACGGGTCGACGCCCCGTACGACGCCGTCGAGATCGGCGATCGGGTCGAACTGCGTGTCCGCGAGCAGACAGAGGGGGAACGATCGCTCGCGTTGGAACACGAACAGGAGTGGCCGTTCCACGTCTTCGAACGCGTCGAGTGA
- a CDS encoding UPF0179 family protein, protein MAKVTLLGEHLASVGTEFVYGGESTACEGCPYRNQCLNLTEGRRYRVTETRDSGTLECAVHATGVTAVEVEPAPVLANVASNAAYAGSKAELQGPCPYTECPSHDLCEPAGAEFDTEYQIAEVIGEPPHDHCMLDRELTLVEFAPEGE, encoded by the coding sequence ATGGCGAAGGTCACGCTGCTCGGTGAGCATCTCGCGTCGGTGGGGACCGAGTTCGTATACGGCGGCGAGTCGACGGCGTGCGAGGGCTGTCCGTACCGAAATCAGTGTCTCAACCTGACCGAAGGACGGCGATATCGCGTGACCGAAACCCGCGATTCCGGAACGCTCGAGTGTGCGGTCCACGCGACCGGCGTGACGGCCGTCGAAGTCGAGCCGGCACCGGTGCTCGCGAACGTCGCCTCCAACGCGGCCTACGCGGGGAGTAAGGCCGAACTGCAAGGGCCGTGTCCCTACACCGAATGTCCGAGCCACGACCTCTGTGAGCCCGCGGGTGCGGAGTTCGACACCGAGTATCAGATCGCGGAGGTAATTGGCGAACCGCCGCACGACCACTGTATGCTCGACCGAGAACTCACGCTCGTCGAGTTCGCGCCGGAAGGGGAGTAA
- a CDS encoding DUF7471 family protein → MESIALPLQAAGDWIEYPESVLLFAVLALAGIGTGVLLVLSLVVYNRRRTRTYALVTLAIGMLFFRSIVGLGTVSGAVSMPVHHLIAHSIDFVIAGLILYAAYGSGPSSSTASVGHSD, encoded by the coding sequence ATGGAATCGATCGCACTGCCCCTCCAGGCGGCCGGCGACTGGATCGAGTACCCGGAGTCCGTGCTGCTGTTCGCCGTCCTCGCGCTCGCGGGGATCGGGACCGGGGTTCTCCTGGTGCTTTCGCTCGTCGTCTACAACCGCCGCCGGACACGGACGTACGCGCTCGTCACCCTCGCCATCGGAATGCTGTTCTTCCGGTCGATCGTCGGGTTGGGTACCGTCTCCGGGGCCGTTTCGATGCCCGTTCACCACCTGATCGCCCACTCGATCGACTTCGTCATCGCCGGGTTGATACTTTATGCGGCCTACGGGAGCGGTCCGAGCAGCTCGACTGCGAGCGTCGGACACTCAGACTGA
- a CDS encoding DUF371 domain-containing protein — MEQRIRALGHEHVSAEHTSTFELTSDDWLTPAGDCILGIGADTTPVAFDDAFVAACRSHEAAITATLCAGEFEQTIEGHGHPDLRFENDRSMVVRTSEYVDDRTVMVGADTAAAEIDRDLVTELEAGAELECVLRVDVE, encoded by the coding sequence ATGGAACAACGGATTCGGGCGCTCGGCCACGAACACGTCAGCGCCGAGCACACGAGCACGTTCGAGTTGACGAGCGACGATTGGTTGACACCCGCCGGGGACTGCATCCTCGGCATCGGGGCCGACACGACGCCGGTGGCGTTCGACGACGCGTTCGTGGCCGCGTGTCGATCGCACGAGGCGGCGATCACCGCCACACTCTGCGCGGGCGAGTTCGAGCAGACGATCGAGGGGCACGGCCACCCGGACCTCCGCTTCGAGAACGATCGGAGCATGGTCGTTCGAACAAGCGAGTACGTCGACGACAGGACCGTGATGGTCGGTGCGGATACCGCCGCGGCGGAGATCGATCGCGACCTCGTCACCGAACTCGAAGCCGGCGCGGAACTGGAGTGCGTCCTCCGAGTCGACGTCGAGTAG
- a CDS encoding CPBP family intramembrane glutamic endopeptidase: MEPAPNRGDGADWRAIAAFLALAFGWSWAFWVPKALAGLGLLDGLPVLPELGAFGPSVAAVVLVAYADGIMGVGRLFARAVQVDYPTRWLAVALLLPIGVVAAALAVAYVTGTEPSYPWAETPSVLPIAFVFIFFLGGPVQEEFGWRGYLLDPLQDRLGATVAGLSIGLVWAVWHLPLFYIPSQTIYYNVPMFGFFVSTAFLSVLHTWLYNNTNRSLLPALLMHTAFNWANGMFPVLESDPASVTLLIALAAATAAVVAYWGPSTLSRPRSRSDITD; the protein is encoded by the coding sequence ATGGAACCTGCTCCGAATCGTGGCGACGGGGCGGACTGGCGAGCCATTGCGGCGTTCCTCGCGCTCGCGTTCGGCTGGTCCTGGGCGTTCTGGGTTCCGAAGGCACTCGCGGGCCTCGGTCTTCTAGACGGCCTGCCAGTCCTGCCAGAACTCGGTGCGTTCGGCCCGTCTGTCGCAGCGGTCGTACTTGTCGCATACGCAGACGGGATCATGGGTGTCGGCCGCCTTTTTGCCCGCGCCGTCCAGGTTGACTATCCCACACGGTGGCTGGCGGTTGCCCTACTGCTCCCGATTGGCGTCGTGGCTGCAGCACTCGCCGTCGCCTACGTCACGGGCACAGAGCCATCGTACCCATGGGCAGAGACGCCCAGCGTCTTGCCCATCGCGTTCGTCTTCATCTTCTTCCTCGGAGGCCCCGTCCAGGAGGAGTTCGGCTGGCGGGGATACCTGTTGGACCCGCTCCAGGACCGTCTCGGCGCTACCGTCGCCGGCCTCTCCATCGGTCTCGTCTGGGCCGTCTGGCACCTTCCGCTGTTCTACATTCCGAGTCAGACCATCTACTACAACGTCCCAATGTTCGGCTTCTTCGTCTCCACCGCCTTCCTCTCGGTCCTCCACACGTGGCTGTACAACAACACCAATCGCAGCCTCTTGCCTGCCCTCCTCATGCACACGGCGTTCAATTGGGCGAACGGAATGTTCCCGGTGCTCGAATCAGACCCAGCGAGCGTTACGCTCTTGATCGCACTCGCCGCGGCGACCGCTGCAGTCGTCGCCTACTGGGGACCGTCGACGCTGTCGCGACCACGCTCACGGTCCGATATCACAGACTGA